One window of the Sulfitobacter alexandrii genome contains the following:
- a CDS encoding MYG1 family protein codes for MMPDRGDIRNLVTHSGGFHADELLSSVVLTRLYPDARLIRSRDAEWITPSADRIVYDVGRQYAPDAQIFDHHQLPGPMRPDGRPYSSIGLIWAHYGRAYLRALDVPESAVEQVHAAVDSDFVLPVDLMDNGALDPGSAGFLSELTLPVLLETLKPEFDDRSPAADDAAFAAALPVARTFLEAAVKGRAAKQRAAAMVHAAIVGAGRSQVLELPMGMPFRDAIAEAGADHLLFVVHPRDTDWAITGIRKDADSFALRADLPAHWAGLTGPELAQASGVPGARFCHAARFLAVAADRDSALRMAALAVEAAQ; via the coding sequence ATGATGCCAGACCGTGGCGACATCCGAAACCTCGTCACGCATTCGGGCGGTTTTCACGCGGACGAACTGCTTTCCTCCGTCGTTCTGACGCGGCTCTACCCCGATGCAAGGTTGATCCGCTCGCGAGATGCCGAGTGGATCACGCCATCGGCGGACAGGATCGTCTACGACGTGGGTCGCCAGTACGCCCCGGACGCGCAGATCTTCGATCATCACCAACTGCCCGGCCCCATGCGGCCGGACGGGCGACCCTACAGTTCGATCGGGTTGATCTGGGCTCACTACGGGCGGGCATACCTCAGGGCGCTGGACGTGCCCGAGAGCGCGGTCGAGCAGGTCCACGCGGCCGTCGACAGTGATTTCGTTCTGCCGGTGGACCTCATGGACAATGGCGCACTGGATCCGGGCAGCGCCGGTTTCCTGTCCGAACTGACCTTGCCCGTTCTGCTTGAAACGCTGAAGCCCGAGTTCGACGACCGCAGCCCGGCGGCGGACGATGCGGCATTCGCCGCGGCGCTGCCCGTCGCGCGGACCTTTCTCGAAGCAGCGGTCAAGGGACGCGCGGCCAAGCAGCGGGCGGCGGCCATGGTCCATGCGGCCATCGTCGGGGCGGGCCGCTCGCAGGTGCTGGAGCTTCCCATGGGGATGCCCTTTCGGGACGCGATCGCGGAGGCGGGTGCCGATCATCTGCTTTTCGTGGTGCACCCGCGGGATACCGACTGGGCGATAACCGGCATCCGCAAGGACGCCGACAGCTTTGCCCTGCGCGCGGACCTGCCCGCGCATTGGGCAGGGCTGACCGGGCCCGAACTGGCGCAGGCAAGCGGCGTGCCGGGCGCGCGCTTCTGCCACGCGGCGCGATTCCTGGCGGTAGCCGCCGATCGCGACTCCGCCCTGCGCATGGCCGCTTTGGCGGTCGAGGCCGCGCAATAG
- a CDS encoding ETC complex I subunit, whose amino-acid sequence MRARIYKPARTAMSSGMAKTKVWLLEFAPSEAREVDPLMGWTSSSDTQTQVRLRFETREEAIEYAREHGIDAQVQEPQSRKPNVRAGGYGENFATGRRGAWTH is encoded by the coding sequence ATGCGCGCACGCATCTACAAGCCAGCCCGCACAGCCATGTCTTCCGGCATGGCGAAGACCAAGGTCTGGTTGCTGGAATTCGCCCCTTCCGAAGCACGCGAAGTCGATCCGCTGATGGGGTGGACCTCGTCCTCGGACACCCAGACGCAGGTCCGGCTGCGGTTCGAAACCCGCGAGGAAGCCATCGAGTACGCCCGCGAACACGGCATCGACGCGCAGGTGCAGGAACCGCAAAGCCGCAAGCCGAACGTGCGGGCGGGCGGCTATGGCGAGAACTTCGCCACCGGTCGCCGCGGCGCATGGACCCACTGA
- a CDS encoding antifreeze protein: MYPFTFMTLATRTIVLAFEAQTVMTLRLLAMNGLIPSRPGETGRMISEKLPAFGEAGIAAAAAALSGKLPDQVMSAALAPLSRKVRANRKRLTR; this comes from the coding sequence ATGTATCCCTTCACCTTCATGACCCTCGCGACCCGGACCATCGTGCTGGCCTTCGAGGCGCAGACCGTCATGACCCTGCGCCTGCTGGCCATGAACGGCCTCATCCCCTCCCGCCCCGGCGAGACCGGCCGCATGATCAGCGAGAAGCTCCCCGCCTTCGGCGAGGCCGGGATCGCGGCGGCAGCGGCGGCACTGTCCGGCAAGCTGCCCGACCAGGTCATGTCGGCGGCACTGGCGCCGCTCAGCCGCAAGGTCCGGGCCAACCGCAAACGCCTGACGAGATGA
- the uvrB gene encoding excinuclease ABC subunit UvrB codes for MPYAHSDTSEIAPVLTNPAPDVRNRPKLEGGKKFRLNTEFDAAGDQPKAIAELSQGVKDGERNQVLLGATGTGKTFTMAKVIEETQRPAIILAPNKTLAAQLYGEFKGFFPDNAVEYFVSYYDYYQPEAYVPRSDTFIEKESQINEQIDRMRHSATRALLERDDVIIVASVSCIYGIGSVETYGAMTQDLKAGSSYDQRQVIADLVAQQYKRNDAAFQRGSFRVRGDSLEIFPAHLDDRAWRLSFFGEELESITEFDPLTGEKTDTFDQIRVYANSHYVTPKPTMSQAIIGIKKELRTRLDQLVADGKLLEAQRLEQRTNFDLEMLEATGVCNGIENYSRYLTGRAPGEPPPTLFEFIPDNAIVFADESHVSVPQIGGMYKGDYRRKFTLAEHGFRLPSCMDNRPLKFEEWDAMRPQSVFVSATPADWEIEQAGGVFTEQIIRPTGLTDPKIEIRPVEMQVDDLLDEVRKVAADGYRTLCTTLTKRMAEDLTEYMHEQGIRVRYMHSDIDTIERIEILRDLRLGAFDVLIGINLLREGLDIPECGLVAILDADKEGFLRSETSLIQTIGRAARNADGRVIMYADRITGSMERAMDETERRRAKQMAYNEEHGITPQTVKKNVEDILAGLYKGDVDMNRVTANVDKAHGGNMQAVLDGLRTDMRKAAENLEFEEAARLRDEVKRLEAVDLAIADDPMARQYAVEKAVGDAQKASGRSTMGRGGMRGGVKRRGKR; via the coding sequence ATGCCCTATGCCCATTCCGACACCTCCGAGATCGCGCCGGTCCTGACGAACCCGGCGCCCGACGTGCGCAACCGGCCCAAGCTGGAAGGCGGCAAGAAATTTCGCCTGAATACCGAATTCGATGCGGCAGGCGACCAGCCCAAGGCGATCGCGGAGCTTTCGCAGGGGGTCAAGGACGGAGAACGCAACCAGGTGCTGCTGGGGGCGACGGGCACCGGCAAGACCTTCACCATGGCCAAGGTGATCGAGGAAACGCAACGTCCCGCCATCATCCTCGCCCCGAACAAGACCCTGGCGGCCCAGCTCTACGGCGAGTTCAAGGGGTTCTTTCCCGACAACGCCGTCGAGTATTTCGTCTCCTACTACGACTATTACCAGCCCGAGGCCTACGTGCCGCGCTCGGACACCTTCATCGAGAAGGAGTCCCAGATCAACGAGCAGATCGACCGGATGCGCCACTCCGCCACGCGGGCATTGCTGGAAAGGGACGACGTCATCATCGTGGCGTCCGTCTCCTGCATTTACGGCATCGGCTCGGTCGAGACCTACGGGGCGATGACGCAGGACCTGAAGGCAGGTTCAAGCTACGATCAGCGTCAGGTAATCGCCGACCTCGTTGCCCAGCAGTACAAGCGCAACGACGCCGCGTTTCAACGCGGCTCCTTCCGGGTGCGGGGTGACAGCCTCGAGATTTTCCCCGCCCACCTCGACGACCGGGCATGGCGACTGTCCTTCTTTGGCGAAGAACTGGAAAGCATCACGGAATTCGACCCCCTCACCGGGGAAAAGACCGACACGTTCGACCAGATCAGGGTCTACGCCAACAGCCACTACGTCACGCCGAAGCCGACGATGTCGCAGGCGATCATCGGCATCAAGAAGGAGTTGCGCACCCGGCTCGACCAACTGGTCGCCGACGGCAAGCTGCTCGAGGCGCAGCGCCTCGAGCAGCGCACGAACTTCGACCTCGAGATGCTGGAAGCCACCGGTGTCTGCAACGGGATCGAGAACTATTCGCGCTATCTGACCGGCCGCGCCCCCGGCGAGCCGCCCCCGACCCTGTTCGAATTCATCCCCGACAATGCCATCGTCTTTGCCGATGAAAGCCACGTGTCGGTCCCGCAGATCGGCGGCATGTACAAGGGCGACTACCGGCGCAAGTTCACGCTGGCCGAGCACGGGTTCCGCCTGCCCTCCTGCATGGACAACCGGCCGCTCAAGTTCGAGGAATGGGATGCCATGCGGCCGCAGTCCGTCTTTGTCTCGGCAACCCCCGCCGACTGGGAAATCGAACAGGCCGGCGGCGTCTTTACGGAACAGATCATCCGGCCCACCGGGCTGACCGATCCGAAGATCGAGATCAGGCCGGTGGAAATGCAGGTCGACGACCTTCTGGACGAGGTACGCAAGGTGGCCGCCGACGGCTATCGCACCCTGTGCACCACGCTGACCAAGCGCATGGCCGAGGATCTGACGGAGTACATGCACGAACAGGGCATTCGCGTCCGCTACATGCACTCCGACATCGACACGATCGAACGGATCGAGATTCTGCGCGACCTGCGGCTGGGTGCCTTCGACGTGCTGATCGGCATCAACCTGCTGCGCGAGGGGCTCGATATTCCCGAATGCGGGCTGGTCGCGATCCTTGATGCCGACAAGGAAGGCTTCCTGCGGTCCGAGACGTCGCTGATCCAGACCATCGGCCGCGCCGCGCGGAATGCCGACGGGCGGGTCATCATGTACGCCGACCGCATCACCGGATCGATGGAACGCGCGATGGACGAGACCGAGCGTCGGCGGGCCAAGCAGATGGCCTACAACGAGGAACACGGGATCACGCCCCAGACCGTCAAGAAGAACGTCGAGGACATTCTCGCCGGCCTCTACAAGGGCGATGTCGACATGAACCGCGTGACCGCGAACGTGGACAAGGCGCACGGCGGCAACATGCAGGCCGTGCTGGACGGGTTGCGCACCGACATGCGCAAGGCCGCCGAGAACCTCGAGTTCGAGGAAGCGGCCCGCCTGCGCGACGAGGTCAAGAGACTGGAGGCCGTGGACCTTGCCATCGCCGACGACCCGATGGCGCGGCAGTATGCCGTTGAAAAGGCCGTGGGCGACGCGCAAAAGGCCTCGGGCCGCAGCACGATGGGGCGCGGCGGCATGCGGGGCGGTGTCAAGCGGCGCGGAAAACGCTGA
- a CDS encoding PRC-barrel domain-containing protein has product MNDMSSSAALVSSDKVNGSAVYGAHGDEIGHIDHLMIDKKSGNVAYAVMGFGGFLGMGEDHHPIPWNALRYDTSREGYVTDINEDTLKGAPERPEGWQRDRDWEQRTFDHYGVPYYWI; this is encoded by the coding sequence ATGAATGATATGTCTTCTTCTGCAGCACTGGTTTCTTCAGACAAGGTGAACGGCAGCGCGGTCTACGGCGCGCATGGCGACGAGATCGGCCATATCGACCACCTGATGATCGACAAGAAGTCCGGCAACGTCGCCTACGCGGTGATGGGCTTCGGCGGTTTTCTGGGCATGGGCGAGGATCACCATCCGATCCCGTGGAACGCCCTGCGTTACGATACCTCGCGCGAAGGGTACGTGACCGACATCAACGAAGATACCCTGAAAGGCGCCCCGGAAAGGCCGGAAGGCTGGCAACGGGACCGCGACTGGGAACAGCGCACCTTCGACCATTACGGCGTGCCGTACTACTGGATCTGA
- a CDS encoding hemerythrin domain-containing protein: protein MKLDPDQPELALDRRDGLPDALRVLAEAYPRANWEAHENFGEMIRFWMERHAMFRQLTDLLQEDARALADNKVGFETYAPRLSQYGGMLLNQLHGHHQIEDHHYFPRLITLDNRLERGFELLEADHEAMDGLLHGMAEGANAVLQGGQVGPFIERLDSFTTLLNRHLTDEEEIVVPVVLETGFQG, encoded by the coding sequence ATGAAACTTGATCCTGATCAGCCTGAACTGGCGCTCGACCGGCGTGACGGGTTGCCCGACGCGCTGCGCGTCCTTGCAGAGGCCTACCCTCGTGCAAACTGGGAAGCGCACGAGAATTTCGGTGAGATGATCCGCTTCTGGATGGAACGGCACGCCATGTTCCGGCAGCTGACCGATCTGCTGCAGGAGGATGCACGCGCGCTGGCGGACAATAAGGTGGGCTTTGAAACATACGCGCCCCGTCTGTCGCAGTACGGCGGCATGCTCCTGAACCAGCTGCATGGCCACCACCAGATCGAGGATCACCATTACTTTCCCCGGTTGATCACGCTCGACAATCGGCTTGAACGCGGGTTCGAACTGCTCGAAGCCGATCACGAGGCGATGGATGGATTGCTGCACGGCATGGCCGAAGGCGCCAACGCCGTGTTGCAGGGCGGGCAGGTTGGCCCCTTCATCGAGCGGTTGGACAGTTTCACCACCCTGCTGAACAGGCACCTGACGGACGAGGAAGAGATCGTGGTGCCGGTGGTTCTGGAAACAGGATTCCAGGGCTGA
- a CDS encoding PLDc N-terminal domain-containing protein, whose translation MEYGLLGLIVLIADIYAIYQVLTSGASTLAKIVWTIAIILLPVLGFIAWLIFGPRGSRATV comes from the coding sequence ATGGAATATGGCCTGCTCGGACTCATCGTCCTGATCGCCGACATCTACGCCATCTACCAGGTGCTGACATCGGGTGCGTCGACCCTCGCGAAAATCGTGTGGACCATCGCGATCATCCTGCTGCCGGTACTTGGCTTCATCGCATGGCTGATCTTCGGCCCGCGCGGCAGCCGCGCCACCGTGTAA
- a CDS encoding glycosyl hydrolase family 28-related protein, which produces MNKAITEGLVLMPTPFARGLDVWSSGNGTPGSDTYEDVANAAFVAADQDFGGALEMLKTENTQKLRYMGETPLLPGCYLRIRTRVKAISGNLPSVRIAGYAARANGSLVADVPAFAPFVTLTTYGEVVEISAIVGTGNRAGVDMVWGTEPVYGHFGIDLVGANGGIVRVDDVEIEDVTSVFLRDMLGQVDVVDFGAVGDGTTDDSAAFDAANAAANGRTVYVPAGTYRLNSSVTIDTNVRFEGTVTMPDSAVLLLRRNFDLPNYIEAFEDEELAFRKAFQALLNNADHETLDLGGRKVNVTGPIDMQATVPGQDSYATRRVIRNGQLEAASSAAWDTQVVSSQATYNPNNNKRLTNVTNIANVPVGALVEGNGVGREVFVRSKNVATGQIELSAPLYDAAGTQNFTFRRFRYMLDFSGFGQLSKFVLADIEFQCNNRCSALMLALSGTAFQVRDCFITRPADRGITSIGGGCQGMLIDRCQFLSAEDALPVSQRKTIGFNANANDVKLRDNRATRFRHFGLLGGANSIITGNHFFQGDEVNNGVRSAGIILANTHVSSIFSGNYVDNCFLEWTNEQDPAPAFNSEYSFSALSVTDNIFLSGEVAPWFSYIVVKPHGAGHFLSGVSITGNRFRSLNGVIDRAERVDTTFADLDLSRCKNVVFTENSFHAVTYQVETPAKVEFFQNTASDTWTIDLADYLPFGGEALKVESVLAQGALRNANNVRVWETPYADVAVGGDRDQIRLNWSGPVRGRVQVSVRMDSR; this is translated from the coding sequence ATGAACAAGGCGATTACCGAAGGCTTGGTGCTGATGCCGACGCCGTTTGCCCGGGGTCTGGACGTCTGGTCGAGCGGGAATGGCACGCCGGGGTCGGACACCTATGAAGATGTGGCGAACGCCGCCTTCGTCGCGGCGGATCAGGATTTCGGCGGTGCGCTTGAGATGCTCAAGACGGAGAACACGCAAAAGCTGCGCTACATGGGGGAAACGCCGCTGCTGCCGGGATGTTACCTGCGGATAAGGACCAGGGTGAAGGCCATCAGCGGCAACCTGCCTTCGGTCCGCATCGCCGGTTACGCCGCGCGCGCCAACGGGTCGCTCGTGGCCGATGTGCCGGCCTTTGCCCCATTCGTCACGCTGACGACCTATGGCGAAGTGGTCGAGATCTCGGCCATCGTCGGGACAGGCAACCGCGCCGGCGTGGACATGGTCTGGGGAACCGAGCCCGTTTACGGCCATTTCGGCATCGACCTCGTCGGGGCCAATGGCGGGATCGTCCGGGTCGACGACGTGGAGATAGAGGATGTGACCTCCGTCTTTCTGCGCGACATGCTGGGGCAGGTGGATGTCGTGGATTTCGGAGCGGTGGGCGACGGCACGACCGATGACAGCGCGGCCTTCGATGCCGCGAACGCCGCGGCGAACGGGCGTACCGTCTATGTGCCGGCAGGCACCTATCGGCTCAATTCAAGCGTGACGATAGACACCAACGTCCGGTTCGAAGGCACGGTCACCATGCCCGACAGCGCCGTCCTGCTGTTGCGCCGCAATTTCGACCTGCCGAATTACATCGAGGCCTTCGAGGACGAGGAACTGGCGTTCCGCAAGGCGTTCCAGGCCCTGCTGAACAATGCGGATCACGAAACCCTCGACCTGGGCGGGCGCAAGGTGAACGTGACCGGACCGATCGACATGCAGGCCACCGTGCCGGGGCAGGACAGCTATGCCACACGCCGGGTCATCCGCAATGGCCAGCTGGAGGCCGCGAGCAGCGCCGCCTGGGACACGCAGGTCGTGTCATCACAGGCCACCTACAACCCCAACAACAACAAGCGGCTGACCAATGTCACCAACATCGCGAACGTTCCTGTCGGCGCGCTTGTCGAAGGAAACGGGGTGGGTCGGGAAGTCTTTGTGCGGTCGAAGAACGTGGCCACCGGGCAGATCGAACTGAGCGCGCCACTCTACGATGCGGCGGGCACGCAAAATTTCACCTTCCGCAGGTTCCGGTACATGCTCGATTTCAGCGGCTTCGGCCAGCTGAGCAAATTCGTGCTCGCCGATATCGAATTCCAGTGCAACAACCGCTGTTCGGCGCTCATGCTGGCGCTTTCGGGGACCGCCTTTCAGGTGCGTGACTGTTTCATCACGCGACCGGCCGACCGGGGCATCACCTCCATCGGGGGCGGCTGCCAGGGCATGCTGATCGACCGCTGCCAGTTCCTGTCGGCGGAAGATGCACTGCCGGTATCCCAGCGCAAGACCATCGGTTTCAATGCCAACGCCAACGACGTGAAGCTGCGCGACAACCGGGCGACCCGGTTCCGCCATTTCGGCCTGTTGGGCGGGGCCAACAGCATCATCACCGGGAACCACTTCTTTCAGGGCGACGAGGTCAACAACGGCGTGCGGTCCGCAGGTATCATCCTCGCGAACACGCACGTCAGTTCCATCTTCTCGGGCAATTACGTCGACAACTGCTTTCTGGAATGGACGAACGAACAGGATCCCGCCCCGGCCTTCAACTCGGAATATTCGTTCAGCGCGCTCAGCGTCACGGACAACATTTTCCTGTCCGGCGAGGTGGCACCGTGGTTCAGCTATATCGTGGTGAAGCCTCATGGGGCAGGGCACTTCCTGAGCGGTGTGTCGATCACGGGAAACAGGTTCCGCAGCTTGAATGGCGTGATCGACCGGGCCGAGAGGGTGGATACGACCTTTGCCGACCTCGACCTGTCCCGGTGCAAGAACGTGGTCTTCACGGAAAACTCTTTCCATGCTGTGACCTACCAGGTGGAAACCCCGGCCAAGGTCGAGTTCTTCCAGAACACCGCCTCCGATACCTGGACGATCGACCTGGCGGATTACCTGCCGTTCGGTGGTGAAGCGCTTAAGGTGGAAAGCGTGCTCGCGCAGGGCGCGCTGCGCAACGCCAACAACGTCCGGGTCTGGGAGACGCCCTACGCCGATGTCGCGGTCGGCGGGGATCGCGACCAGATCAGGCTCAACTGGTCCGGGCCGGTCCGGGGCCGGGTTCAGGTTTCCGTCCGGATGGACAGCCGCTGA
- a CDS encoding DUF4864 domain-containing protein — MRTGILGLLGGLMLLLMSAIGATAQSTEIQGTISSQIEAFKADDFETAFTFATPSLQRMFQTPRNFQRMVTEGYPMVWRPAEVRYLELHEKAGGLWQKVQITDAKGFTHILDYKMEETDMGWRIGAVQILDAPGVTA, encoded by the coding sequence ATGCGGACAGGAATTCTGGGACTGCTTGGGGGGCTGATGCTGTTGCTGATGTCCGCCATCGGCGCGACGGCGCAATCGACCGAGATTCAGGGCACCATCAGCAGCCAGATCGAGGCGTTCAAGGCGGACGATTTCGAGACGGCCTTCACCTTCGCCACGCCATCGCTCCAGCGGATGTTCCAGACGCCGCGGAATTTTCAGCGCATGGTGACGGAAGGCTACCCCATGGTCTGGCGACCCGCCGAAGTTCGGTATCTCGAACTGCACGAGAAGGCCGGCGGCCTGTGGCAGAAGGTGCAGATAACCGATGCCAAGGGCTTCACCCATATCCTCGACTACAAGATGGAAGAAACCGACATGGGGTGGCGGATCGGTGCGGTGCAGATTCTGGATGCGCCCGGTGTGACGGCCTGA
- a CDS encoding lysine--tRNA ligase gives MSDMRDAALSSKAWPFEEARRVLKRYQNKPPEKGFVLFETGYGPSGLPHIGTFGEVLRTTMIKRAFEEISDIPTKLICFSDDLDGMRKVPGNVPQQEMLAEHMHKPLTSVPDPFGTHESFGHHNNAMLRRFLDTFGFEYEFYSARDFYRSGQFDEVLLRAAERYDEIMEVMLKSLREERRQTYSIFLPIHPETGRVLYVPIKEVNAKDGTITFDTEEGEEMTLPVTGGNVKLQWKPDFGARWAALGVDFEMYGKEHATNTAIYDRICEILGGKKPEHFSYELFLDENGQKISKSSGNGISIDQWLTYASTESLAYFMFLKPKTAKRMHFDVIPKAVDEYHQQLRAYETQDANARANNPVWHIHGGDVPKSDMVVPFSMLLNLASVCSAQDKAQLWGFINRYAPDATPESNPGMDAAAEHAVRYFNDFVKPNKVFRAPTDLEREALEELRDNLRAWDGGLDAEALQSMVFAVGKERFDPLRDWFTALYEVLLGASQGPRFGGFIALYGVTETADLIDAALAGKLTDA, from the coding sequence ATGTCTGATATGCGTGACGCCGCACTGAGCAGCAAGGCCTGGCCCTTTGAAGAAGCGCGCCGGGTACTCAAACGCTATCAGAACAAGCCGCCCGAGAAGGGGTTCGTGCTGTTCGAGACGGGCTACGGGCCCTCGGGCCTGCCGCACATCGGCACCTTCGGCGAAGTGCTGCGCACCACGATGATCAAGCGCGCCTTCGAGGAGATCAGCGACATCCCGACGAAGCTGATCTGCTTTTCGGACGACCTCGACGGGATGCGCAAGGTGCCCGGCAACGTGCCGCAGCAGGAAATGCTGGCAGAGCACATGCACAAGCCCCTGACCAGCGTGCCCGATCCCTTCGGCACGCACGAGAGTTTCGGCCACCACAACAACGCGATGCTGCGCCGTTTCCTCGATACCTTCGGGTTCGAGTACGAATTCTATTCCGCGAGGGATTTCTATCGCTCCGGCCAGTTCGACGAGGTGCTTCTGCGCGCGGCGGAACGCTACGACGAGATCATGGAGGTGATGCTGAAATCGCTGCGGGAAGAGCGCCGGCAAACCTATTCCATCTTCCTGCCGATCCATCCCGAGACGGGCCGGGTGCTGTATGTGCCGATCAAGGAGGTCAACGCCAAGGACGGGACGATCACCTTCGACACCGAAGAGGGGGAGGAGATGACCCTGCCGGTGACGGGCGGCAATGTGAAGCTTCAATGGAAGCCCGACTTCGGTGCCCGCTGGGCGGCGCTGGGCGTCGATTTCGAGATGTACGGCAAGGAACACGCGACCAACACGGCCATCTACGACCGCATCTGCGAGATCCTCGGCGGCAAGAAACCCGAACATTTCAGCTACGAGCTTTTCCTCGACGAGAATGGTCAGAAGATTTCCAAGTCCTCGGGCAACGGCATCTCGATCGACCAGTGGCTGACCTATGCCAGCACGGAATCGCTCGCCTATTTCATGTTCCTCAAGCCGAAGACCGCCAAGCGGATGCACTTTGACGTGATCCCCAAGGCGGTGGACGAATATCACCAGCAGCTGCGCGCCTACGAGACGCAGGATGCGAATGCCAGGGCCAACAACCCGGTCTGGCACATTCACGGCGGCGACGTGCCGAAGTCGGACATGGTGGTGCCGTTCTCCATGCTGCTCAACCTCGCGTCCGTCTGTTCGGCGCAGGACAAGGCGCAGCTGTGGGGGTTCATCAATCGTTACGCGCCGGACGCCACACCGGAAAGCAACCCCGGCATGGATGCCGCGGCCGAACACGCGGTGCGCTACTTCAACGACTTCGTGAAGCCGAACAAGGTGTTCCGTGCGCCGACCGACCTTGAGCGCGAGGCGCTTGAGGAACTGCGTGACAACCTGCGGGCCTGGGACGGCGGCCTTGATGCCGAAGCGCTGCAGAGCATGGTGTTCGCCGTCGGCAAGGAACGCTTCGACCCGCTGCGCGACTGGTTCACCGCACTGTACGAAGTGTTGCTGGGCGCGTCGCAGGGGCCGCGGTTCGGCGGGTTCATCGCGCTTTACGGCGTGACCGAGACCGCAGACCTGATCGACGCGGCGCTGGCTGGCAAGCTGACCGACGCCTGA
- a CDS encoding tellurite resistance TerB family protein, giving the protein MSDDPSFSLSAQDSLVAIMVAVSASDENIRTTELIKIEAAVNMLPIFANYDSDRLSTISKTVLDLFEQEDGLDALFGLIREALPERLHETAYALACDVAAADGILGETELRLLEEIRYELNIDRLHAAAIERGARARHLS; this is encoded by the coding sequence ATGTCTGATGACCCCTCGTTTTCACTCAGCGCGCAGGACAGCCTCGTCGCGATCATGGTCGCCGTTTCCGCATCCGACGAGAACATCAGGACGACCGAACTGATCAAGATCGAGGCGGCAGTCAACATGTTGCCGATCTTCGCGAACTACGACAGCGACCGGCTCAGCACGATCAGCAAGACCGTGCTGGACCTGTTCGAGCAGGAAGACGGTCTCGACGCGCTTTTCGGCCTGATCCGCGAAGCATTGCCGGAACGGCTTCACGAAACGGCCTATGCGCTGGCCTGTGATGTCGCCGCGGCGGATGGCATCCTTGGCGAAACCGAACTTCGGCTGCTCGAGGAAATCCGCTACGAGCTGAACATCGACCGGCTGCACGCCGCTGCCATCGAGCGCGGCGCGCGGGCCCGACACCTCAGCTGA
- a CDS encoding GNAT family N-acetyltransferase, which translates to MVEIAYAAPSEREEVAQFMNTVFVKAKWDIDGWRRLVAGRWCGPEGRYAITVRDNGRLMGVLGLVYAERITAEGVRTTADMTSWYVLKDLRGQGVGGRMMALATSDPAVTVTNFSSAKAAVSVLERAGLEVLDRERLVWLPSELPKFEVHDDPLSLGDRITAKDRRIISDHQGLKLRHLAVETPDGLCVMVVYPQKKHDDYVTHEIMYLADQPLFARHAARIAASVLPAREAILSLDRRFAAPGITCDDVRPFATPRFCQKGLLHPSEIDMLYSECVLLNIKIH; encoded by the coding sequence ATGGTTGAAATCGCCTATGCCGCGCCGTCCGAGCGCGAGGAAGTCGCCCAGTTCATGAACACGGTTTTCGTGAAGGCGAAGTGGGACATCGACGGCTGGCGACGGCTGGTGGCGGGCCGCTGGTGCGGCCCCGAGGGGCGATATGCCATCACCGTGCGCGACAACGGGCGGCTGATGGGCGTTCTCGGGCTGGTCTATGCGGAGCGGATCACCGCCGAGGGGGTACGCACCACGGCCGACATGACGTCATGGTATGTGCTCAAGGATCTTCGCGGACAGGGCGTCGGCGGCCGCATGATGGCGCTTGCGACATCGGACCCCGCGGTGACGGTCACCAATTTCTCGAGCGCGAAAGCCGCTGTCAGCGTGCTGGAACGGGCGGGTCTGGAAGTGCTGGATCGGGAACGGCTGGTGTGGCTTCCGTCGGAGCTTCCGAAGTTCGAGGTGCACGACGATCCGCTGTCGCTGGGTGACCGGATCACCGCAAAGGACCGGCGGATCATCAGTGACCATCAGGGCCTGAAGCTGCGCCACCTTGCTGTCGAAACGCCGGACGGTCTGTGCGTGATGGTGGTCTATCCCCAGAAGAAGCATGACGACTACGTCACGCACGAGATCATGTACCTGGCCGACCAACCCCTGTTCGCGCGGCACGCGGCACGGATCGCGGCATCCGTCCTGCCCGCGCGGGAGGCCATCCTGTCACTGGACCGCAGGTTCGCCGCGCCCGGAATCACTTGCGATGATGTCCGCCCCTTCGCCACGCCGCGGTTCTGCCAGAAGGGGCTGCTGCATCCTTCCGAGATCGACATGCTTTATTCGGAATGCGTTCTGCTCAACATCAAGATCCACTGA